In Brienomyrus brachyistius isolate T26 unplaced genomic scaffold, BBRACH_0.4 scaffold53, whole genome shotgun sequence, a single window of DNA contains:
- the ankrd12 gene encoding ankyrin repeat domain-containing protein 12 isoform X4: MAKPGMDRDGAMVEKHVVKKSKDKISPFTKTPKVDRNEILGREMKSKSSMKRKLSFTVSPPQNEERDSDTDSDPGHSSETWAERLIPPCAIYSDKDGPDKKKVKKETGNKKSTPMNILFGYPLSERKQMALLMQMTARDNSPDSTPSHPSQAPTVQKKIASTTSSRQKDKVNKRNERGETPLHMAAIRGDAKQVRELISLGADVNVKDFAGWTPLHEACNLGYYDVAKVLIAAGAEVNTQGLDDDTPLHDASSSGHRDIVKLLLRHGGNAFQANKRGERPVDVADSQEVERLLKGEAPLSEPDDSSSESEDPPSVNPSSIDDNMEYSDTEKDSDSKQTNTAKASASVSGLDEYEFKDEEEEEDLSKALNDRHILRREARQREKEEKDRNHFLAKQDKGSPATGNLKKPKSSRVLFCSSESSSDDAETPVERKGLPTIDGHKPDMRLKKETGAESKEKGKVKKKYKNQSKNKENQEVKDDSKENSKAVFFSSTAAGLETPEKTREEDSFKMSFSPKDDSSVHLFHLPTMKSPKLNHSLSDKQATPLKQENVKACVSVGDSSCQVDGIKYDHYVDADCATEGSSSRGFKHKEKSKHHQRDLCLDGDDRSSSSPHKDDNLGTGMDNAEGALRKTDKDGKVLKKHKLKHCGKDKHRKECEMEKDKQRQKEMKKDGHRNLEFDREFWKENFFKSDENEDSNPGKTEMLEGNSPQKADESPIKEERPVREKHASIKDKRQKDEREKDKSFKRERELFCKEERSREGKTGELDEKTSSLITDEGRDESLCAVGMKEEAEDRPVTETEVDQEQMDPLEKGTREKTERKLVGKERECERIDKKHSEKERKMRVEHFPEKSEPHNFADKWREREKMVTTSHSSGENKYKESEKLKAILTTKKPEENKKSRDKMERKTDKEKQEKDRYSENREKDRYSENREKDKMGIDRKGKTSEKVTEHNKSDRTKEKEKDWDKKKKDKGKDVISSSSNLKLLLEERKSSISESTKISHEKNVSAKLKDDVLKTPEKDRRERDRDAERHRDRDRHKDKSQQSKVSKTNSADAEKSKAKSSPAPKDVRPKEKRLVNDDLMQTSFERMLSLKDQEIEQWHRKHMEKIKQKERERMKLRPGAELGKLKNRDRVRNTPGDVCVSKDLQRSKSSEVSETHTREQKLKDATGTRSFSLDAKNLPYTGKSALCLDSSLSRSPKPESERCGPMCRSVSMISMASSEDSCQTNALTPRPLSEYDSDFTVEGSDSQASFSQSSCVTHAITSPAVHEKETDSLLDGAQRNKTPLSGRHATPYLRSILDDDSKPAYADAKSFEDSSRPSVLSHLSSDKGPVQDVARPQSSQNMSVLRHPIRSNCTSDGENFADIGNEGHVSGSRLLLVSNSNDTLGKEPSERVCQQANLSQSEGIPPAILEPKQSHAADPLIDRGAPFPHLDDSKMEIISKKLYSECNKDTDDSLTPETSGMFPSCLPAEQHLPTNAKTTSDSCNKQWDSHTEINMELLQRSDASFPSGLEQKDKSMCETTACNPESKAEEHKVTGSCREEWAKSPGPSIAVCSSIQRPDSGIEDAMLNVQVGIPEAKDIHEEADMETDDADTKDGKTLKHAIGSAEPCDISPCDIRDHPVSPVLEPIHPSPECKDEASDAPEGLEKSSSSIEMADKSQILPEGSNQGQTLAEVKPEPGEEMITDQSTSEEKQQLHKDDLGEDYVQRDPQGEHSGASSGGSSPLPGDGDSDCSGARAKVRLSEDDDVQVHHPRKRKMPRVPQPMQASPTAQQVKERNQQSLAAIVDSLKLEEIQPYQTERANPYYEFLHIRKKIEEKRKVLCSVIPQAPQYYDEYVTFNGSYLLDGNPLSKLCIPTITPPPSLPEPLKELFKQQEVVRMKLRLQHSIEREKLIVSNEQEVLRVHYRAARTLANQTLPFSACTVLLDAEVYNMPQDAQGDDGKTSVRDRFNTRQFMSWLQDVDDKFDKLKTCLLMRQQHEAAALNAVQRLEWQLKLQELDLATYKSTSIFEIPEFYIPLVDVNDDFDLTPI, encoded by the exons ATGGCCAAACCTGGGATGGACAGAGATGGCGCCATGGTGGAGAAGCACGTGGTGAAGAAG agtaaaGATAAAATTTCTCCATTCACCAAGACTCCGAAGGTGGATCGGAATGAGATACTAGGGAGGGAGATGAAGTCCAAGTCTTCCATGAAACGCAAACTATCCTTTAccgtcagccccccacagaaTGAGGAACGGGACTCTGACACGG ATTCAGACCCAGGACACTCGAGTGAAACCTGGGCAGAGAGATTAATCCCTCCCTGCGCGATTTACTCAG ACAAAGATGGGCCGGACAAGAAGAAGGTGAAAAAGGAGACTGGTAACAAGAAGTCCACTCCCATGAACATCCTGTTCGGCTATCCTCTGTCGGAGCGGAAGCAGATGGCACTTCTGATGCAGATGACGGCCCGAGACAACAGCCCAG ACTCTACCCCAAGTCACCCTTCTCAGGCACCGACAGTACAGAAGAAGATTGCCAGCACCACGTCGTCCCGGCAGAAGGACAAGGTCAACAAAAGGAACGAGCGTGGTGAGACTCCTCTGCACATGGCTGCCATTCGAGGGGATGCCAAGCAAGTCCGTGAGCTCATCAGCCTCGGCGCCGACGTCAACGTCAAAGACTTTGCAG gGTGGACGCCTCTCCATGAAGCCTGTAATCTTGGTTACTATGACGTGGCCAAGGTACTCATCGCAGCAGGGGCAGAGGTCAATACACAGGGCCTGGACGATGACACGCCGCTTCATGATGCATCCAGCAGTGGACATAGGGAT ATTGTCAAGCTGCTGTTACGACATGGGGGCAACGCCTTTCAGGCCAACAAGCGCGGCGAGCGGCCTGTGGATGTGGCCGACTCACAGGAGGTGGAGCGCCTGCTGAAGGGCGAGGCTCCGCTCTCTGAGCCGGACGACAGCTCCTCAG AATCAGAAGACCCTCCATCAGTAAATCCCTCCAGTATTGACGACAACATGGAATACTCAGACACTGAAAAGGATTCTGACAGCAAGCAGACTAACACTGCAAAGGCATCTGCCTCTGTATCTGGGCTGGATGAATATGAGTTcaaggacgaggaggaggaagaagatcTGAGCAAGGCTCTGAATGACCGACACATCCTCAGGAGGGAGGCGCGCCAGCgagagaaggaggagaaggACAGGAACCATTTTCTGGCTAAACAGGATAAGGGTAGCCCAGCCACGGGCAATTTGAAGAAACCGAAATCGTCCCGGGTCCTCTTCTGCAGCTCGGAGAGCTCCAGTGATGATGCAGAGACCCCCGTGGAGAGGAAAGGCCTCCCCACCATTGACGGGCATAAACCTGACATGAGGCTGAAGAAGGAAACAGGGGCAGAAAGCAAGGAGAAAGGCAAAGTGAAGAAAAAGTACAAAAATCaaagtaaaaataaagaaaaccaaGAAGTTAAAGATGACAGTAAAGAGAACAGTAAGGCAGTGTTCTTTTCTTCAACAGCAGCAGGCCTGGAAACCCCAGAGAAAACCCGAGAAGAAGACTCTTTCAAAATGTCATTCAGCCCGAAGGATGACTCTTCTGTTCACCTCTTCCATCTACCAACAATGAAGTCTCCAAAGCTCAACCACAGCCTGAGCGACAAGCAGGCTACCCCACTCAAACAAGAAAATGTTAAGGCATGTGTCTCAGTTGGGGATTCTTCCTGTCAGGTTGATGGCATCAAATATGACCACTATGTTGATGCTGACTGTGCTACAGAGGGCTCTAGCAGCAGAGGATTCAAGCATAAGGAGAAGAGCAAACATCACCAGAGAGATCTCTGCCTAGATGGGGATGACAGGAGCTCCTCCAGCCCTCACAAAGATGATAATCTGGGAACAGGCATGGACAATGCTGAAGGAGCATTACGGAAGACCGACAAAGATGGCAAAGTGCTCAAAAAACACAAACTGAAGCACTGTGGGAAGGACAAGCACCGGAAAGAGTGTGAGATGGAGAAGGACAAGCAGAGGCAGAAAGAGATGAAAAAAGATGGGCACAGAAATCTAGAGTTTGATCGGGAGTTCTGGAAAGAGAACTTCTTTAAGAGTGATGAAAATGAGGACTCGAACCCAGGGAAAACAGAGATGCTCGAAGGTAATTCCCCACAAAAGGCTGACGAGTCCCCCATTAAAGAGGAGAGGCCAGTTCGAGAAAAGCATGCTAGCATCAAAGACAAGAGACAAAAAGATGAACGGGAAAAAGACAAATCCttcaaaagagagagagagcttttcTGCAAAGAGGAACGAAGCAGAGAAGGTAAAACGGGTGAGCTGGATGAGAAGACAAGCAGCCTCATCACAGATGAGGGACGGGACGAATCCTTGTGTGCTGTAGGCATGAAAGAGGAGGCAGAGGACCGACCAGTTACCGAGACCGAGGTAGATCAGGAGCAAATGGATCCATTGGAGAAAGGTACTCGAGAAAAAACAGAGAGAAAACTTGTAGGGAAGGAACGGGAATGTGAGAGGATAGACAAAAAACATTCTGAGAAAGAGAGGAAAATGAGAGTGGAGCACTTCCCAGAAAAATCTGAACCACATAATTTTGCTGACAaatggagagagagggaaaagATGGTGACCACCTCCCATTCTTCCGGAGAGAATAAATACAAGGAAAGTGAAAAGCTGAAAGCTATTTTGACTACTAAGAAGCCAGAAGAGAACAAGAAAAGCAGGGACAAGATGGAAAGGAAGACTGACAAAGAGAAGCAAGAGAAGGATCGGTATTCCGAGAACAGAGAGAAGGATCGGTATTCTGAGAACAGAGAGAAGGACAAAATGGGCATTGACAGAAAAGGCAAAACCTCAGAAAAAGTTACGGAGCACAACAAATCTGACAGGacaaaggaaaaggagaaagactgggacaaaaagaaaaaagacaagGGGAAAGATGTCATTTCCTCAAGCTCAAATTTGAAATTGCTTTTGGAAGAGCGAAAATCCAGCATTTCTGAGAGCACTAAGATATCCCATGAGAAGAATGTCTCGGCTAAGCTGAAAGATGACGTGCTGAAAACTCCAGAAAAAGACCGCAGGGAGCGGGACAGGGATGCTGAGAGACACCGAGACAGGGATCGGCACAAAGATAAATCCCAACAGTCCAAAGTATCCAAGACAAACTCTGCAGATGCCGAAAAGAGCAAAGCAAAATCTTCACCGGCCCCTAAGGATGTCCGGCCGAAAGAAAAGAGActtgtaaacgacgatctcatgCAGACTAGTTTTGAGCGCATGCTAAGTTTGAAGGACCAAGAGATCGAACAGTGGCACAGGAAGCATATGGAGAAGATCAAGCAGAAAGAGCGAGAGCGAATGAAGCTGCGACCAGGTGCAGAGCTAGGGAAATTGAAGAacagagacagggtgaggaatACCCCAGGAGATGTCTGTGTGAGCAAAGACCTGCAGCGTTCCAAGAGCTCAGAGGTGTCGGAGACTCATACCAGAGAGCAAAAATTGAAAGATGCCACTGGCACACGTTCGTTCTCCCTGGATGCCAAGAATCTGCCGTATACCGGGAAATCAGCCCTTTGTCTTGACAGCAGCCTGAGCCGCTCCCCCAAGCCGGAAAGTGAGAGGTGTGGTCCCATGTGCAGATCAGTGTCAATGATTTCAATGGCTAGCTCGGAAGACTCCTGCCAAACAAATGCTCTCACACCAAGACCCTTGAGTGAGTACGACTCCGACTTCACGGTGGAAGGTTCAGACTCCCAGGCATCCTTTTCACAATCTTCCTGTGTGACGCATGCCATCACGTCACCTGCCGTTCACGAAAAAGAAACTGATAGTCTACTTGATGGGGCTCAGCGCAACAAGACTCCTCTCTCTGGTAGACATGCCACCCCTTATCTGAGGTCAATTCTGGATGACGACTCCAAACCTGCATATGCTGATGCCAAGTCTTTTGAGGATTCCAGTAGGCCAAGTGTGCTGTCACACTTAAGTAGTGATAAAGGACCTGTACAAGATGTGGCTCGTCCACAGTCAAGCCAGAACATGTCGGTTCTCCGACACCCAATTCGAAGCAACTGCACTTCTGATGGTGAGAATTTTGCCGACATTGGCAATGAAGGGCATGTTTCTGGCAGTCGGCTCCTGCTTGTCTCAAACAGCAACGATACTCTAGGAAAAGAGCCAAGTGAAAGGGTGTGTCAACAGGCTAACCTTTCACAGTCTGAGGGTATACCGCCGGCTATACTAGAACCAAAACAGTCACATGCCGCTGACCCACTTATAGATAGGGGTGCACCATTTCCACATCTGGATGACTCAAAAATGGAAATCATCAGCAAAAAACTATATTCGGAATGTAACAAGGATACAGATGATTCCCTTACTCCAGAAACCTCAGGAATGTTCCCATCCTGTTTGCCTGCTGAGCAGCATCTACCCACAAATgccaaaaccacctcagattcTTGCAACAAGCAGTGGGATAGCCATACAGAGATCAACATGGAATTGCTCCAGAGATCAGATGCCAGTTTTCCTTCAGGGCTTGAGCAAAAAGATAAGTCTATGTGTGAGACTACTGCTTGCAATCCAGAAAGTAAAGCGGAGGAACACAAGGTGACTGGAAGTTGCAGAGAGGAGTGGGCTAAAAGCCCTGGGCCCTCCATCGCTGTCTGCAGCAGCATACAGAGGCCAGACAGTGGGATCGAAGATGCCATGCTGAATGTCCAAGTAGGCATCCCTGAAGCCAAGGACATTCACGAGGAAGCAGACATGGAGACAGATGATGCAGACACAAAAGACGGTAAAACACTAAAACATGCCATAGGATCTGCTGAGCCATGTGACATTTCCCCGTGTGACATCCGTGACCATCCTGTATCCCCTGTATTGGAGCCCATTCATCCCAGTCCTGAATGTAAAGATGAAGCCTCAGATGCTCCTGAGGgcttggaaaagagcagcagcagtATAGAGATGGCAGATAAGTCACAAATTCTGCCAGAGGGTAGTAACCAGGGCCAGACTCTAGCTGAAGTGAAACCTGAGCCTGGGGAGGAGATGATCACTGACCAGAGCACATCCGAAGAGAAACAGCAGCTACACAAGGATGACCTGGGTGAAGACTATGTCCAAAGGGATCCCCAGGGGGAGCACAGTGGGGCTTCCTCAGGAGGGTCCTCTCCACTACCAGGAGATGGAGACAGCGACTGCTCAGGGGCTAGGGCCAAGGTTCGGCTGTCTGAAGATGATGACGTTCAGGTGCATCACCCACGGAAAAGGAAGATGCCCCGGGTGCCTCAACCGATGCAAGCTAGCCCCACTGCGCAGCAGGTTAAGGAGAGGAACCAACAGTCTCTGGCTGCCATAGTAGACTCACTCAAGCTGGAGGAGATACAGCCTTACCAGACTGAGAGAGCCAACCCCTACTATGAGTTCTTGCACATCCGTAAGAAGATCGAGGAGAAGCGCAAAGTGCTTTGCAGCGTTATTCCTCAAGCACCGCAGTATTACGATGAATACGTGACCTTCAACGGCTCCTACCTCCTAGATGGAAATCCACTTAGCAAACTTTGCATTCCAACT ATAACACCACCTCCGTCATTGCCTGAACCGCTGAAGGAGTTGTTCAAGCAGCAGGAAGTTGTCCGCATGAAGTTGCGTCTGCAGCACAGCATTGAACGG GAAAAGCTAATTGTTTCAAATGAGCAAGAGGTCCTGCGTGTCCACTATCGTGCAGCAAGAACACTAGCCAACCAGACCCTGCCTTTCAGCGCGTGTACAGTTCTTCTGGATGCTGAAGTTTACAACATGCCGCAAGATGCCCAG GGAGATGATGGGAAAACATCTGTCCGTGACCGGTTCAACACCAGGCAGTTTATGTCATGGTTGCAGGATGTTGACGACAAGTTTGATAAACTGAAG acctgcctcctgatgcGTCAGCAGCACGAAGCCGCTGCGCTGAATGCTGTGCAGAGGCTGGAGTGGCAGCTCAAGCTGCAGGAGCTCGACCTGGCCACCTACAAGTCTACCAGCATCTTTGAGATCCCCGAGTTCTACATCCCACTCGTCGACGTCAATGACGACTTCGACCTAACCCCCATATGA